TAACAGATACTTATAAAGAATTAGTAGATAACGAAATTGTTATTGTTAAACGTGATGAAGTTATTATTAAAGATCAAGAAGGTAACGTAGTAGAGAGAGATAGCTATAAAGCTGAAATTGATGCTTCAGATGTTGAAAAAGGAACTTACGATCATTACATGTTAAAAGAAATTCATGAACAACCTGGAGTAATGCGTAACATTATCCAAAACTATCAAGATGAATCAGGTAACCTTAAAATTGATAAAGCAATTATCGATGACGTAGCACAAGCAGATAGAATTTATATCGTTGCATGTGGTACAAGTTATCATGCAGGATTAGTAGGTAAAGAATTTATTGAAAAATGGGCTCAAGTACCAACTGAAGTACATGTTGCGTCAGAATTCGTTTACAATATGCCTTTATTATCTGAGAAACCATTATTTATCTTCATTTCACAATCAGGTGAAACTGCGGATAGCCGTGCTGTATTAGTTGAAGCGAAAAAATTAGGTCATAAAGCATTAACGATTACAAACGTACCTGGATCAACATTGTCACGTGAAGCGGATCATACGCTAATCTTACATGCAGGTCCTGAAATCGCTGTTGCTTCAACAAAAGCTTATACAGCTCAAATTGCAGTATTAGCAATCTTATCTCAAGTTGTTGCAAATGCACATAATAAAGATACTGGTGTAGATATTATCCCAGAATTAGCAAAAGTAACGACAGCAATTACTGCAATTGTTGACGATGCGCCTAAAATGGAACAAATTGCTAAAGACTTCTTAGAAACTACACGTAATGCATTCTTCATTGGACGTACAATGGATTATTACGTTGGTCTTGAAGGTGCTTTAAAACTTAAAGAAATTTCTTATATCCAAGCAGAAGGATTTGCTGGTGGGGAATTAAAACACGGTACTATCGCTTTAATTGAAGAAGGTACTCCAATTGTTGCATTAGCAACTCAAGAAAAAGTAAACTTATCAATTCGTGGTAACGTGAAAGAAGTTGTTGCACGTGGTGCGAACCCATGTATCATTTCAATGGAAGGTTTAGAACATGATAATGATACTTATGTGATTCCACATGTACATGAAATGTTATCACCATTAGTATCTGTTGTTACATTACAACTTATTTCATATTATGCAGCGTTACACAGAGGCTGTGACGTAGATAAACCACGTAACTTAGCAAAATCAGTTACAGTTGAATAGATCTTATATTTAAAGAAGAAGTTAGAATGTTAAAGTCCTAACAATAAAATGCCGACAAAGTTATAAACTTTGTCGGCATTTTTTTATGGGCATGTTTTCGTTGGACATGCACGAACGAACAGTATCTTAGATTATAAAAAAATAAGCACATTATTTGCGAATTATACCTATAGGGGGTATATTATAATTAAAAAAGGACGTGAGAATATGGGTGAGCATTTAAAAGATCATACAGTTACACCTAGAACGAATGAAGAGAAGGAAAAAGTGATTAATCGACTAAAGCGTATTGAGGGTCAGGTAAGAGGTATACAGAGTATGGTTGAGGAAGATAGATACTGTGTAGATATTCTTGTACAAATGAGTGCCATACAATCAGCTTTAAAAAATGTCGGGTTTGCTGTAACAGAACGTCATATGAAACATTGTGTCACAGATGCGATTCAAAAAGGTGAAGGTGACGAAACGATTGAAGAATTAATGCGTGTACTTAAACAATTTTCTAAATAAGGTGGTGTGTTTCAATGAGTCAATCAAAAAAAATGTCTGTTGGGGTAACAGGCATGACATGTGCAGCTTGTTCCAATCGTATAGAGAAAGTGTTAAATAGAATGGACGGTGTCGATGCTCAAGTCAATCTTTCTACTGAAAAGGCATCGGTCACATTTGATGAGGATAAAAATAATATAGATGATATAACAAACAAAATTGAAAAATTAGGTTATGGCGTATTGAGCGAATCCGTCGATTTAGATGTATATGGTATGACATGTGCAGCTTGTTCCAATCGAATTGAAAAGGTATTAAATAGACAAGATGGAATTAAAATGGCTACAGTCAATTTAACGACAGAACAGGCACATATAGAATATAATCCTGAATCAATCGATATAAAAACAATGATTGATAAAATTAAAAAATTAGGATACGATGCGCAATCGAAAAAGAAAATGGAAGAGAAATATTCGCATCAACATAAAGAAATCACACATATGAAACGTAAGTTGATCATTTCTGCCATTTTATCCGTACCGCTTTTGTTAACGATGTTCGTTCACTTATTTAATTTAAATGTGCCTCATATTTTAATGAATTCGTGGTTCCAGCTTACTTTAGCAACACCGGTTCAATTTATTATCGGATGGCAATTTTATGTAGGTGCTTATAAGAATTTAAGAAATAAAAGTGCGAATATGGATGTACTTGTAGCACTTGGTACGAGTGCAGCTTATTTTTATAGTGTTTATGAAACAATTAAATCAGTTATTAATCCTGACTATGTACCACATTTATATTTTGAAACGAGTGCAGTCTTAATTACTTTAATATTATTTGGAAAGTATTTAGAGAAACGTGCAAAAAGTCAAACAACCAACGCCTTGTCTTCTTTAATGAATTTGCAAGCTAAAGAAGCAAGAGTGCTTCGAAATGGTAAAGAAGAAATGATATCTATTAATGATGTCATTGTCGGGGATGTCTTAATTGTGAAACCTGGAGAGAAAATTCCGACTGACGGTACCATTGAAAAAGGTAAGGCAGCCATTGATGAATCTATGATAACTGGCGAATCAATACCTGTTGAAAAATCCGTAGACGCAGATGTCATAGGATCAACAATCATTAAAAATGGAAACATTTATATAAAGGTAACTAAAATAGGATCAGATACGGCACTTGCATCTATCGTTAAAGCTGTTGAAGAAGCGCAAGGTAGCAAAGCACCAATTCAAAGATTAGCAGATATTATTTCTGGGTATTTTGTTCCAATCGTTGTAGGGCTTGCGTTACTTACTTTTATAATATGGATAACATTGGTGAACCCTGGTCAATTTGAACGTGCACTCGTCGCATCGATTGCTGTATTGGTTATCGCTTGTCCATGCGCTTTAGGATTGGCGACACCAACATCAATTATGGTAGGTACAGGAAA
The Mammaliicoccus sp. Dog046 genome window above contains:
- a CDS encoding heavy metal translocating P-type ATPase; translated protein: MSQSKKMSVGVTGMTCAACSNRIEKVLNRMDGVDAQVNLSTEKASVTFDEDKNNIDDITNKIEKLGYGVLSESVDLDVYGMTCAACSNRIEKVLNRQDGIKMATVNLTTEQAHIEYNPESIDIKTMIDKIKKLGYDAQSKKKMEEKYSHQHKEITHMKRKLIISAILSVPLLLTMFVHLFNLNVPHILMNSWFQLTLATPVQFIIGWQFYVGAYKNLRNKSANMDVLVALGTSAAYFYSVYETIKSVINPDYVPHLYFETSAVLITLILFGKYLEKRAKSQTTNALSSLMNLQAKEARVLRNGKEEMISINDVIVGDVLIVKPGEKIPTDGTIEKGKAAIDESMITGESIPVEKSVDADVIGSTIIKNGNIYIKVTKIGSDTALASIVKAVEEAQGSKAPIQRLADIISGYFVPIVVGLALLTFIIWITLVNPGQFERALVASIAVLVIACPCALGLATPTSIMVGTGKAAEQGILFKGGEHLERTHQLNTIVLDKTGTITKGKPEVTDFTADKATLQLLASAEKGSEHPLAEAIVAYAVEQSVSLLEVDDFHAIAGKGIQATIDQNQMLVGNRNLMTSNDIEIHEYEQQLSQFELAGKTAMLIAVNNEFKGIIAVADTIKESAPEAIRLLKNQGLNIVMLTGDNERTAQAIAKQIGIDHVIAEVLPEEKANTIKELQKDGKKVAMVGDGINDAPALAIADIGIAIGTGTEVAIEAADVTILGGELLLLPKAIKISHATIKNIKQNLFWAFGYNTAGIPIAALGLLAPWIAGAAMALSSVSVITNALRLKKVKL
- a CDS encoding metal-sensing transcriptional repressor, whose translation is MGEHLKDHTVTPRTNEEKEKVINRLKRIEGQVRGIQSMVEEDRYCVDILVQMSAIQSALKNVGFAVTERHMKHCVTDAIQKGEGDETIEELMRVLKQFSK
- the glmS gene encoding glutamine--fructose-6-phosphate transaminase (isomerizing), whose product is MCGIVGYIGRENAKELLLKGLEKLEYRGYDSAGIAVRNEEEIKVFKEKGRIAELRKASSSDFDGQIGIGHTRWATHGVPNYENAHPHQSTSGRFTLVHNGVIENYEQLKSEFLGSLTFKSDTDTEVIVELIEYFSNEGLTTEEAFNKVLSLLHGSYALGLLDEQDADTIYVAKNKSPLLVGIGDGFNVIASDAIAMLAVTDTYKELVDNEIVIVKRDEVIIKDQEGNVVERDSYKAEIDASDVEKGTYDHYMLKEIHEQPGVMRNIIQNYQDESGNLKIDKAIIDDVAQADRIYIVACGTSYHAGLVGKEFIEKWAQVPTEVHVASEFVYNMPLLSEKPLFIFISQSGETADSRAVLVEAKKLGHKALTITNVPGSTLSREADHTLILHAGPEIAVASTKAYTAQIAVLAILSQVVANAHNKDTGVDIIPELAKVTTAITAIVDDAPKMEQIAKDFLETTRNAFFIGRTMDYYVGLEGALKLKEISYIQAEGFAGGELKHGTIALIEEGTPIVALATQEKVNLSIRGNVKEVVARGANPCIISMEGLEHDNDTYVIPHVHEMLSPLVSVVTLQLISYYAALHRGCDVDKPRNLAKSVTVE